Proteins encoded by one window of Mesorhizobium sp. INR15:
- the mbfA gene encoding iron exporter MbfA, producing the protein MLSRVFGFGRRSFESLSEPEILALAISSEEDDGRIYRAYADGLAENFPQSAKVFEDMAEEEDGHRDALIELFRKRFGERIPLIRREHVRGYYERKPDWLVRPLGIEHVRSQAEAMERRAYLFYVEAAKRTGDASTRKLLDDLAAAEQSHETMAQRLEQKHVPGAVKEDEAAAEQRQFILTYVQPGLAGLMDGSVSTLAPIFAAAFATHDTWQTLLVGLAASIGAGISMGFTEVASDDGKLSGRGSPLKRGLTVGIMTTLGGLGHALPYLIPSFWTATGVAAVVVFFELWAIAFVQNRYMQTPFLRAAFQVVLGGALVFAAGVLIGNA; encoded by the coding sequence ATGCTTTCGCGCGTTTTCGGCTTTGGTCGCCGGTCCTTCGAGTCATTATCCGAGCCGGAGATCCTGGCGCTCGCCATCTCGTCTGAAGAAGACGACGGGCGCATCTACCGCGCCTATGCCGACGGGCTGGCGGAGAACTTTCCGCAATCCGCCAAGGTTTTCGAGGACATGGCCGAGGAGGAAGACGGCCATCGCGACGCGCTGATCGAGCTGTTTCGCAAGCGGTTCGGCGAGCGCATTCCGTTGATCCGGCGCGAGCATGTCAGGGGCTATTACGAGCGCAAGCCCGACTGGCTGGTGCGGCCGCTCGGCATCGAGCATGTGCGCAGCCAGGCCGAGGCCATGGAGCGGCGCGCCTACCTGTTCTATGTCGAGGCCGCGAAGCGCACTGGCGATGCCTCGACCAGAAAGCTGCTCGACGATCTGGCGGCGGCCGAACAGAGCCATGAAACAATGGCGCAGCGGCTGGAACAAAAGCATGTGCCGGGTGCGGTGAAGGAGGACGAGGCAGCCGCCGAGCAGCGCCAGTTCATCCTGACCTATGTGCAGCCGGGCCTCGCCGGGCTGATGGACGGTTCGGTGTCGACGCTGGCGCCGATCTTCGCCGCCGCCTTTGCCACGCATGACACATGGCAGACCCTTCTGGTCGGCCTTGCCGCCTCGATCGGCGCCGGCATTTCGATGGGCTTTACCGAGGTCGCATCCGACGACGGCAAATTGTCCGGCCGTGGCTCGCCGCTCAAGCGCGGCCTGACAGTTGGCATCATGACCACGCTTGGCGGCCTCGGCCACGCGCTACCCTACCTCATCCCGAGCTTCTGGACGGCGACAGGCGTTGCCGCCGTGGTGGTGTTCTTCGAACTCTGGGCGATCGCCTTCGTCCAGAACCGCTACATGCAGACGCCGTTCCTGCGCGCCGCGTTCCAGGTGGTGCTCGGCGGTGCGCTGGTGTTCGCGGCGGGCGTTCTGATCGGCAATGCGTGA